The Mesorhizobium sp. B1-1-8 genome contains a region encoding:
- a CDS encoding AsmA-like C-terminal region-containing protein produces the protein MLARLFVIVGGLFVLVLCAALVVPYFVDWTGYRADFEREASAVLGRKVTVRGDATARLLPFPSVTFSNVEVAGGAGGQPAMTMETFSMDAELAPFLRGELLIFDMRLVHPKAIIDVAANGTVDWAMRPSSPFDPGQISIEKLTVTEGQIELRHAAGGRSHFISEINSTVSAKSLAGPWRMDGSLRFDGLRTEVTASTGRVEADGQMRLRLKADPDAYPLVIETDGNAGLIKGAAVYSGQFKISYSDKNGADRNSAELRGTDGEPVKVSTGKPDPGFRLNGKFALDHQRLGVDEFRFETGPLDNPYTADGKASVDLGAKPHFSIEASGAQVQFDEAVGAAAGTGLTLDQRITALEQTLLHMPKPTIPGTVEVKLPAVVAGDTTVRDVRLSAEPVEGGWSVKSLAATLPGRATLEADGMLSVQDRFGFTGSLLLAVGQPSGFAAWLSKDVDEAIRRLPAAGFKAKVDLSENRQKFSDLELILGKAKFSGQIDSSQPDGARPSVLMRLEGGDLDVDGLAAFASLFVSDKGANRFSDRDLDFEIKAGPVSAGGLTADTVDTALRLRQGLLEIDRLSVGGLAGASISATGRIKDFPQSPTGKLDASVVAVDLKPLIDIAAQHYPDNRLLKGLAARVAAYPELFQDARIDLVTSAADNGDGTTGLALSAQGRAGGSAFSASLSGKGTADRLPEAPVSLTFNARNDNAATLLALYGLPSLPLGMLGHAATDVSAKGTLGGGLATSFSLTADDFSAGFNGTVADTQQGATAKGKVSLVASDIEPWLMTTGIGLPGMGTGTSTSLAADADFGNGLLVLSGLTGAIDKAAVSGDVNVDIKDGLPHLAGALALDKLDLDPLAVSLFGDQSFTAAKGGWPTAPFSQKSSLPFSADLDLNATALAAGPFAAAHDASLSLKLDREGIHVSDLKAKLYGGALTGLFELKNTEGTGLFSGQMKLAGGDLAAVLPGAGVSGSGDISAALSTSGKSVDAMIAALSGSGTAALKGLNIAGINPDGFAAIIAKADAIGRDIDAAKTAGFAPQIAGDGSFAAGDADVAFTVAGGILRAPPISFNNPAATLSADVTADLNASTVSATGAITYRPGDEALVGSEPAVNFSVAGPLGAARPQFDSDPLAQFLTQRALEKEQQRVEAMQAALLEKQRLRREVRYYAALQTERDRAAEELRRQEEEARQKAEAEARAKAEAEAQAEAEAKAKAEEEARAKSEADAEAQAKAEADAKAQAEAEAQAKAAAEARAEADAKAKAEQQAAEDAAKARAEAQRKKAEQARLEAERKAAEQAPKVDRSLPGVNDGSAPEPPKPKANPFTIDNLLKSLDGG, from the coding sequence ATGCTCGCACGCCTGTTCGTGATTGTCGGTGGCCTGTTCGTGCTGGTGCTGTGCGCGGCGCTGGTGGTGCCGTATTTTGTCGACTGGACGGGCTATCGCGCCGACTTCGAGCGCGAGGCAAGCGCCGTGCTCGGCCGCAAGGTGACGGTGAGGGGCGATGCGACCGCCAGGCTTTTGCCCTTTCCGTCGGTGACCTTCTCGAATGTCGAGGTCGCGGGCGGGGCCGGCGGACAGCCGGCCATGACGATGGAGACTTTCTCCATGGATGCCGAGCTTGCGCCGTTCCTGCGCGGCGAGCTGCTGATCTTCGACATGCGGCTGGTGCATCCGAAAGCGATCATCGACGTCGCCGCCAACGGCACCGTCGACTGGGCGATGCGGCCATCCTCGCCCTTCGATCCCGGCCAGATCTCGATCGAGAAGCTGACGGTGACTGAAGGGCAAATCGAGCTGCGCCACGCAGCGGGCGGGCGCAGCCACTTCATCTCCGAGATCAACTCGACCGTTTCGGCCAAATCGCTCGCCGGCCCCTGGCGCATGGATGGATCGCTGCGCTTCGACGGCCTGCGCACGGAAGTCACGGCCTCGACCGGCAGGGTCGAAGCCGACGGGCAGATGCGGCTGCGGCTGAAGGCCGATCCGGATGCCTATCCGCTGGTCATCGAAACCGACGGCAATGCCGGCCTCATCAAGGGCGCGGCGGTCTATTCCGGCCAGTTCAAGATTTCATATTCCGACAAGAATGGCGCCGACCGGAATTCGGCCGAACTGCGCGGCACCGACGGCGAGCCGGTCAAGGTCAGCACCGGCAAGCCCGACCCGGGCTTTCGGCTGAACGGCAAATTTGCCCTCGACCACCAGAGGCTCGGCGTGGACGAGTTCCGCTTCGAGACCGGACCGCTCGACAATCCCTATACCGCGGACGGCAAGGCCTCGGTCGATCTCGGCGCCAAACCGCATTTCTCGATCGAGGCGAGCGGCGCGCAGGTCCAGTTCGACGAGGCGGTGGGTGCCGCCGCCGGAACCGGGCTGACGCTCGACCAGCGCATCACAGCACTTGAGCAGACGCTGCTTCATATGCCGAAACCGACGATACCGGGCACCGTCGAAGTCAAGCTGCCGGCAGTGGTCGCCGGCGACACGACGGTGCGCGACGTACGACTGTCGGCGGAGCCGGTCGAAGGCGGCTGGTCGGTCAAGTCGCTTGCCGCGACGCTGCCCGGCCGCGCGACGCTCGAGGCCGACGGCATGCTGAGCGTCCAGGATCGATTCGGCTTCACCGGGTCGCTGCTGCTTGCGGTCGGGCAGCCCTCCGGCTTCGCCGCCTGGCTGTCCAAGGATGTCGACGAGGCGATCCGCCGCCTGCCGGCCGCCGGCTTCAAGGCCAAGGTCGATCTCAGCGAGAACCGGCAGAAGTTCAGCGATCTCGAACTGATCCTCGGCAAAGCGAAATTCTCGGGCCAGATCGATTCCAGCCAGCCCGACGGCGCCAGGCCCTCGGTGCTGATGCGGCTGGAGGGCGGCGATCTCGATGTCGACGGACTGGCCGCCTTCGCTTCGCTCTTCGTCAGCGACAAGGGCGCCAATCGTTTCTCCGACCGCGACCTCGATTTTGAGATCAAGGCGGGACCGGTCAGCGCCGGCGGGCTGACCGCCGATACGGTGGACACGGCGCTGAGGCTGCGCCAGGGGCTGCTCGAAATCGACCGGCTGTCGGTCGGCGGGCTTGCCGGCGCATCGATCAGCGCCACCGGCCGGATCAAGGATTTTCCGCAAAGCCCGACCGGCAAGCTCGACGCTTCGGTCGTTGCCGTCGACCTGAAGCCGCTGATCGACATCGCGGCGCAGCACTATCCCGACAATCGGTTGCTCAAGGGTCTGGCGGCCAGGGTGGCCGCCTATCCCGAACTGTTCCAGGACGCCCGCATCGATCTGGTGACCAGCGCCGCCGACAATGGCGACGGCACCACCGGGCTGGCGCTCTCCGCGCAGGGGCGGGCGGGCGGCTCGGCCTTTTCGGCTTCGCTCTCCGGCAAGGGCACGGCCGATCGTTTGCCCGAGGCGCCGGTTTCGCTCACCTTCAACGCAAGGAACGATAACGCCGCCACGCTGCTTGCGCTCTACGGCCTGCCGTCGCTGCCGCTTGGCATGCTCGGCCATGCGGCCACCGACGTCTCGGCGAAAGGCACGCTCGGCGGCGGCCTGGCGACCAGCTTCAGCCTGACGGCCGACGATTTCTCGGCCGGCTTCAACGGCACCGTCGCCGACACACAGCAGGGCGCCACTGCCAAGGGCAAGGTCAGCCTGGTCGCCTCCGACATCGAGCCGTGGCTGATGACGACCGGCATCGGCCTGCCCGGCATGGGGACCGGAACCTCGACGTCGCTCGCCGCCGATGCCGATTTCGGCAACGGCTTGCTGGTGCTGAGCGGCCTCACCGGCGCCATCGACAAGGCGGCGGTGTCCGGCGACGTCAATGTCGACATCAAGGACGGGCTGCCGCATCTCGCCGGCGCGCTGGCGCTCGACAAGCTCGACCTCGATCCGCTGGCGGTCTCCCTGTTCGGCGACCAGTCCTTCACGGCCGCCAAGGGCGGCTGGCCGACCGCGCCGTTCAGCCAGAAATCCAGCCTGCCGTTCAGTGCGGATCTCGATCTCAATGCGACCGCATTGGCCGCCGGGCCATTCGCCGCGGCGCATGATGCGTCCTTGTCGCTGAAGCTCGACCGGGAAGGCATCCATGTCTCGGACCTGAAGGCCAAGCTCTACGGCGGCGCGCTGACCGGCCTGTTCGAACTCAAGAACACCGAGGGAACCGGCCTGTTTTCGGGCCAGATGAAGCTCGCCGGCGGCGATCTCGCGGCCGTGCTGCCAGGCGCCGGCGTGAGCGGCAGCGGCGATATTTCGGCGGCGCTGTCGACCAGCGGCAAGTCGGTGGATGCCATGATTGCCGCCTTGTCGGGATCCGGCACGGCCGCGCTGAAAGGCTTGAATATCGCCGGCATCAATCCCGACGGCTTCGCCGCCATCATCGCCAAAGCCGACGCCATCGGGCGCGACATCGATGCCGCCAAGACCGCCGGTTTCGCGCCGCAGATCGCCGGGGACGGCAGTTTCGCCGCCGGTGATGCGGACGTCGCTTTCACCGTCGCCGGCGGTATACTGCGGGCGCCGCCGATAAGCTTCAACAATCCGGCAGCTACGTTGTCGGCCGATGTTACCGCCGACCTCAATGCCAGCACCGTTTCCGCCACGGGTGCGATTACTTACCGTCCCGGCGACGAGGCGCTGGTCGGGTCCGAACCGGCGGTGAATTTCAGCGTGGCAGGCCCTCTCGGCGCCGCCAGGCCGCAGTTCGACAGCGATCCCCTGGCGCAATTCCTGACCCAGCGCGCGCTGGAGAAGGAGCAGCAGCGCGTCGAGGCGATGCAGGCGGCACTGCTCGAAAAGCAGAGGCTGCGGCGCGAGGTACGCTACTACGCGGCGTTGCAGACCGAGCGCGACCGTGCGGCGGAGGAATTGCGCCGACAGGAGGAAGAGGCGCGGCAGAAGGCCGAGGCCGAAGCCAGGGCAAAAGCCGAAGCGGAGGCGCAGGCTGAAGCGGAAGCGAAGGCCAAGGCGGAGGAAGAGGCAAGGGCCAAGTCTGAGGCCGACGCGGAAGCCCAAGCCAAGGCGGAAGCGGACGCCAAAGCTCAGGCAGAGGCGGAGGCGCAAGCTAAGGCGGCGGCTGAAGCAAGGGCAGAGGCGGATGCCAAGGCCAAGGCGGAGCAACAGGCCGCCGAGGACGCGGCCAAAGCCCGGGCCGAGGCGCAACGCAAGAAGGCCGAGCAAGCGAGGCTGGAGGCCGAGCGCAAGGCGGCTGAGCAGGCGCCAAAGGTCGACCGGTCGCTTCCCGGCGTCAATGACGGTTCGGCTCCAGAGCCGCCGAAACCCAAGGCCAATCCGTTCACGATCGACAATCTCCTGAAATCGCTGGACGGCGGCTGA
- a CDS encoding dienelactone hydrolase family protein — protein MTEPVAKPVITQAMIDAYDEYTHLTLDRRRFMEQLTRLAGSGAAAAAIVPMLAANSAQAAIVAEDDPRVKGEDITYPGSGGEMKGYLVKPADQSGKLGTVIVIHENRGLNPHIRDVTRRVALEGFVALAPDFLSPLGGTPSDEDKARDMFAKLDAAQVAVDGVATIAYLKDLKDGNGKVGAVGFCWGGGAVNQLAVHAPDLAAGVAYYGMQPKAEDATKIKALLLLHYAGLDSRTNAGIDAYKKALDAAHVEYTVYVYDGANHAFNNDTSAARYDKKAADLAWGRTVAFLKEKLA, from the coding sequence ATGACCGAACCAGTTGCCAAGCCCGTCATCACCCAGGCGATGATCGACGCCTATGACGAATACACACATCTGACGCTCGACCGCCGCCGCTTCATGGAGCAACTGACAAGGCTTGCGGGCTCGGGTGCGGCCGCCGCGGCGATCGTGCCGATGCTGGCGGCCAATTCGGCGCAGGCGGCCATCGTTGCCGAGGACGATCCGCGGGTGAAGGGCGAGGACATCACCTATCCCGGCAGCGGCGGCGAGATGAAGGGTTATCTGGTCAAGCCGGCGGACCAGTCGGGCAAGCTCGGGACCGTCATCGTTATTCACGAGAACAGGGGTCTCAACCCGCATATCCGCGATGTGACGCGCCGCGTGGCGCTGGAGGGCTTCGTTGCGTTGGCGCCGGACTTCCTCTCGCCACTTGGCGGCACGCCCTCCGACGAGGACAAGGCGCGCGACATGTTCGCCAAGCTCGATGCCGCCCAGGTCGCGGTCGACGGTGTGGCAACGATCGCTTACCTCAAGGATTTGAAGGACGGCAACGGCAAGGTCGGGGCGGTCGGCTTCTGCTGGGGCGGCGGCGCGGTAAACCAGCTTGCCGTCCATGCGCCCGACCTTGCCGCCGGCGTGGCTTATTACGGCATGCAACCCAAGGCGGAGGATGCCACGAAGATCAAGGCGCTGCTGCTCCTGCATTATGCCGGACTCGACAGCAGGACCAATGCCGGCATCGACGCCTACAAGAAGGCGCTGGACGCCGCGCATGTCGAATACACGGTCTATGTCTATGACGGCGCCAACCACGCCTTCAACAACGATACGTCCGCCGCGCGCTATGACAAGAAGGCGGCCGATCTCGCCTGGGGAAGGACGGTCGCCTTCTTGAAGGAGAAGTTGGCCTAA
- a CDS encoding Lrp/AsnC family transcriptional regulator — translation MKRLRNENADLDAADLKLLRLLEKDARTSIAELARAVGLSAPSAAERIRKLQESGVIEAYTVRINPAALGLKLSAWLRIRPVPGQLSVVAEIVRELPEIAQCDRVTGEDCFIALAHVGSVAELERVIDKINPYAMTNTAIIQSSPVEPRSPLGGLKER, via the coding sequence GTGAAACGCCTTCGAAATGAAAATGCCGATCTGGATGCGGCGGACCTCAAGCTCCTGCGGCTGCTGGAAAAGGATGCGCGCACCAGCATCGCGGAGCTAGCGCGCGCCGTCGGGCTGTCGGCGCCGAGCGCGGCAGAGCGTATCCGCAAGCTGCAGGAGAGCGGCGTGATCGAGGCCTATACGGTCAGGATCAATCCGGCGGCGCTCGGCCTGAAGCTGTCGGCGTGGCTGCGGATCAGGCCGGTGCCTGGCCAACTTTCCGTGGTGGCCGAGATCGTCCGGGAGCTGCCGGAGATCGCGCAGTGCGACCGGGTGACCGGCGAGGATTGCTTCATCGCGCTGGCCCATGTCGGCTCGGTGGCCGAGCTCGAGCGGGTGATCGACAAGATCAATCCCTACGCGATGACCAACACCGCGATCATCCAGTCGTCGCCGGTCGAGCCGCGCTCGCCGTTGGGCGGTCTTAAGGAACGCTGA
- a CDS encoding EamA family transporter, giving the protein MKSQAQVPAANQVDSDAIAARPALSGLADVVPPHFWFCVSAIFHYLGPAFAVLLFAQVGVLGMAWLRIATAALIFAPLTRPWRVFARTDREGRLLLLAFGACLAVMNCAFYLALDRLPISLVAAIEFVGTIGVALVGLRSARNLAALAVAVTGTLLLIDVKWSSDPVGLSWAFLNGALFVGYIIIGHRVARTGVGIAGLGTAMAIAFLVVLPVGFSEALPAFSAPRLLVAAVGVGVCSSVIPYICDQLAMARLPRASFALMLSLLPLTATLIGVVVLRQVPSLTDCLGIALVVAGVAFHKPAAE; this is encoded by the coding sequence ATGAAATCTCAAGCGCAAGTTCCGGCTGCAAACCAGGTGGACAGCGACGCCATCGCTGCCCGACCTGCCCTCAGCGGGCTCGCCGACGTGGTGCCGCCGCATTTCTGGTTCTGCGTCAGCGCCATCTTCCATTATCTCGGGCCGGCCTTCGCGGTTCTGTTGTTTGCACAGGTCGGCGTGCTCGGCATGGCCTGGCTGCGCATCGCCACTGCCGCGCTCATCTTCGCGCCTCTGACCCGGCCCTGGCGGGTGTTCGCGCGCACCGACCGCGAAGGCCGGCTCCTGCTGCTCGCCTTCGGTGCCTGCCTGGCGGTGATGAACTGCGCCTTCTATCTGGCGCTCGACCGGCTGCCGATCTCGCTGGTCGCCGCGATCGAATTCGTCGGCACGATCGGCGTCGCGCTTGTCGGCTTGAGAAGTGCCCGCAATCTCGCCGCCCTGGCCGTGGCGGTTACCGGCACCTTGCTGCTGATCGATGTCAAATGGTCCAGTGACCCGGTCGGCCTGTCCTGGGCTTTTCTCAACGGCGCCTTGTTCGTCGGCTATATCATCATCGGCCACCGTGTCGCCCGTACCGGCGTCGGCATCGCCGGCCTCGGCACGGCGATGGCGATCGCGTTCCTCGTCGTGCTGCCGGTCGGGTTCAGCGAGGCGCTGCCTGCCTTCTCGGCGCCAAGGCTGCTGGTCGCCGCCGTCGGCGTCGGCGTCTGCTCCTCGGTCATCCCCTACATCTGCGACCAGCTTGCCATGGCGCGGCTGCCGCGCGCCAGCTTCGCGCTGATGCTGTCGCTGCTGCCGCTCACGGCGACGCTGATCGGCGTCGTCGTGCTGCGCCAGGTTCCGAGCCTCACCGACTGTCTCGGCATCGCCCTGGTGGTCGCGGGTGTCGCATTCCACAAACCGGCCGCGGAATGA
- a CDS encoding thioesterase family protein yields the protein MPIPAPIMSNAMAIEKDWIDYNGHLNMAYYNVLFDRCSDEAFEMMGMGPNYAKERRLTIYTAEVHVCYVQELHLDHKVNVSFQLIDHDDKRLRAYQEIRHVDGWLAATSEQLALHVDMAGPKVAPFPADVLARVEAMRAAHIALPMPERAGRSIGIRRKTG from the coding sequence ATGCCGATCCCCGCGCCCATCATGTCCAACGCCATGGCGATCGAGAAGGACTGGATCGACTATAACGGCCATCTCAACATGGCCTATTACAACGTGCTGTTCGACCGCTGCTCGGACGAAGCCTTCGAAATGATGGGCATGGGGCCGAACTACGCCAAGGAGCGCCGCCTAACCATCTACACGGCAGAGGTCCATGTCTGCTACGTGCAGGAACTGCACCTCGACCATAAGGTGAACGTCTCGTTCCAGCTCATCGACCATGACGACAAGCGGCTGCGGGCCTATCAGGAAATCCGCCATGTCGACGGCTGGCTCGCCGCCACGTCTGAGCAGCTTGCGCTGCATGTCGACATGGCCGGACCGAAGGTCGCCCCCTTCCCCGCCGACGTGCTCGCCAGGGTGGAAGCCATGCGCGCCGCCCATATCGCACTGCCGATGCCGGAGCGCGCCGGCCGCTCGATCGGCATCAGGCGCAAGACCGGCTGA
- a CDS encoding FAD-binding oxidoreductase produces the protein MALSDLNPVERNEEGIAKVLGILKQRFGERFQTGEAIRGQHAHTTTYIPTQAPDGVAFAETTAEVQDIVRACAAHRVPVIAFGVGSSLEGHTNAPGGGISVDTSRMNRVLSVNPQDLDCTVEPGVTREDLNRHLRDTGLFFPIDPGANASLGGMAATRASGTNAVRYGTMRENVLSLTAVMADGEMVTTGKRAKKSSAGYDLTRLLVGSEGTLGIITSLTLKLQGIPQAISGGVCPFPSLEAACNAVIATIQMGIPVARIELVNALQMRAMKNYSKLDYPESPCLFVEFHGSDAGVAEQAETFGMIAEEQGGGPFLWTSVAEERTKLWKARHDAYWSSLTLRPGAKGLSTDVCVPISRLAECVIETEADIAEMGLVAPIVGHAGDGNFHVLVLMDVDNSQEIALAEKFVARLNMRAIAMEGTCTGEHGIGQGKVGFLRQELGHGVDIMRTIKQALDPLNIMNPGKILPAAG, from the coding sequence ATGGCTTTGAGCGACCTCAATCCCGTCGAGCGCAACGAGGAGGGCATCGCCAAGGTGCTCGGCATCCTCAAGCAACGGTTCGGCGAGCGTTTTCAGACCGGCGAGGCGATCCGCGGCCAGCATGCCCATACCACCACCTATATTCCGACGCAGGCGCCGGACGGTGTCGCCTTTGCCGAGACGACTGCGGAAGTGCAGGACATCGTGCGCGCCTGCGCCGCGCACCGCGTGCCGGTGATCGCCTTCGGCGTCGGCTCCTCGCTCGAAGGCCACACCAACGCGCCGGGCGGCGGCATCTCCGTCGATACCTCGCGGATGAATCGGGTCCTTTCGGTCAACCCGCAGGATCTCGACTGCACGGTCGAGCCAGGGGTGACGCGCGAGGATCTCAACCGGCACCTGCGTGACACCGGGCTGTTCTTCCCGATCGATCCCGGCGCCAATGCCTCGCTGGGCGGCATGGCTGCGACGCGGGCCTCCGGCACAAACGCGGTGCGCTACGGCACGATGCGCGAGAACGTGCTGTCGCTGACCGCCGTCATGGCCGACGGCGAAATGGTGACGACTGGCAAGCGGGCGAAAAAGAGCTCGGCCGGCTATGATCTGACCAGGCTGCTGGTCGGCTCGGAAGGCACGCTCGGCATCATCACGTCACTGACGCTGAAGCTGCAAGGCATTCCGCAGGCGATCTCCGGCGGCGTCTGCCCGTTCCCCAGCCTGGAAGCGGCCTGCAACGCGGTCATCGCGACCATCCAGATGGGCATTCCGGTGGCGCGCATCGAACTGGTCAACGCGCTGCAGATGCGGGCGATGAAGAACTATTCCAAGCTCGACTATCCGGAGAGCCCGTGCCTGTTCGTGGAATTCCACGGCAGCGACGCCGGCGTCGCCGAGCAGGCCGAGACTTTCGGCATGATCGCTGAGGAACAGGGCGGTGGACCGTTCCTGTGGACCAGCGTCGCCGAGGAGCGCACAAAACTCTGGAAGGCGCGGCACGATGCCTACTGGTCGTCGCTGACGCTGCGACCCGGCGCCAAGGGTCTGTCGACCGATGTCTGCGTGCCCATCTCGCGGCTTGCCGAATGCGTCATCGAGACCGAGGCCGATATCGCCGAAATGGGCCTGGTCGCGCCGATCGTCGGCCACGCCGGCGACGGCAATTTTCATGTGCTGGTGCTGATGGATGTCGACAACAGCCAAGAGATCGCGCTCGCCGAAAAATTCGTCGCCAGGCTGAACATGCGCGCCATCGCCATGGAGGGGACCTGCACCGGCGAGCACGGCATCGGCCAGGGCAAGGTCGGCTTCCTGCGTCAGGAGCTCGGCCACGGCGTCGACATCATGCGTACGATCAAGCAGGCGCTCGATCCGCTCAACATCATGAACCCGGGCAAGATCTTGCCGGCGGCTGGGTGA
- a CDS encoding glucose/quinate/shikimate family membrane-bound PQQ-dependent dehydrogenase → MATTLTALVLFLIGLAIGGGGIWLVVLGGSWYYLIAGLAFLITAWLLFRRQSTSLWLYALFVLATLAWAVWETGFDWWQLGPRGGIIVLIALWLLTPWARRGLMGPDARAPLILAVLASLAVAGYSMTADPKDIDGTLGTEKVTPTANLGGDIPAGEWHFYGRTPFGQRYAPLDQITPDNVASLQPAWTYRTGDVKGPNDVGETTYQVTPLKIGDALFICTPHNFAIAIDAATGKEKWRYDPKIKLDTNRQHQTCRGVSYYADAKIAAGQPCAARIYLPTSDARLIALDAANGQVCPSFAEGGTLNLIANMPYPKSGYYYSTSAPLIVAGKIIVGGAVNDNYSTQEPSGVIRAYDASTGALIWNWDSGNPEQTTPLPAGQTYTANSPNMWSTASADEKLGLLYVPLGNQTPDQLGMGRSANVEKFSSSITALDLNTGQLRWVRQTVHHDLWDMDVPAQPTLVDITTAAGVVPALVGPTKQGDLYVLDRRTGEPIIPVKEVPAPGGAIEGDHTSPTQPSSDLSFNPKPLTGADMWGITMFDQLACRIELRKLRYEGRYTPPSLQGSLIYPGNFGVFNWGGVAVDPVRQVMFGMPTYLAFTSRLVPRADVPAPGDNTKGSEQGLNRNEGAPYAVVMGPFLSPLGIPCQAPPWGYVAGVDLKTGNIAYKHRNGTVYDMTPLPLPFKVGVPGIGGPMITAGGVAFLGAAVDDYLRAYDLTTGRQLWRARLPAGGQSTPMSYTVADGRQFVVIVAGGHGSVGTKPGDYVMAYTLPK, encoded by the coding sequence GTGGCAACCACCCTCACTGCCCTCGTCCTTTTCCTCATCGGCCTGGCAATCGGCGGCGGCGGCATCTGGCTCGTGGTCCTGGGCGGCAGCTGGTACTACCTCATCGCCGGCCTCGCCTTTCTGATCACCGCTTGGCTGCTTTTCAGACGCCAGTCGACATCGCTCTGGCTTTATGCGCTGTTTGTGCTGGCCACGCTTGCCTGGGCGGTGTGGGAAACCGGTTTCGACTGGTGGCAGCTCGGTCCGCGCGGCGGCATCATCGTTCTGATCGCTCTGTGGCTCCTCACACCTTGGGCGCGGCGAGGGCTGATGGGCCCGGATGCGCGGGCGCCGCTGATCCTGGCGGTGCTGGCTTCTCTGGCGGTCGCCGGCTATTCGATGACCGCCGACCCCAAGGATATCGACGGCACGCTCGGCACCGAAAAGGTGACGCCGACGGCCAATCTTGGCGGCGACATACCGGCCGGCGAATGGCACTTCTACGGCCGCACGCCGTTCGGCCAGCGCTATGCGCCGCTCGACCAGATCACACCGGACAATGTCGCCAGCCTGCAGCCGGCCTGGACCTATCGCACCGGCGACGTCAAGGGTCCCAACGATGTCGGCGAGACCACCTATCAGGTGACGCCGCTGAAGATCGGCGATGCGCTGTTCATCTGCACGCCGCATAATTTCGCCATCGCCATCGACGCCGCGACCGGCAAGGAGAAATGGCGCTACGACCCGAAAATCAAGCTGGATACCAACCGCCAGCACCAGACCTGCCGCGGCGTGTCCTATTATGCCGACGCCAAGATCGCCGCCGGCCAGCCTTGCGCTGCACGGATCTACCTGCCGACCTCGGATGCGCGGCTGATCGCGCTCGACGCCGCGAACGGCCAGGTGTGTCCATCCTTTGCCGAAGGCGGCACGCTGAACCTTATTGCCAACATGCCCTATCCGAAGTCGGGCTACTACTATTCTACCTCGGCGCCGCTGATCGTCGCCGGCAAGATCATCGTCGGCGGCGCCGTCAACGACAATTATTCGACGCAGGAGCCATCGGGCGTCATCCGCGCCTATGATGCGTCCACCGGAGCGCTGATCTGGAACTGGGATTCCGGCAATCCGGAGCAGACGACGCCGCTGCCGGCCGGCCAGACCTACACCGCCAACTCGCCCAACATGTGGTCGACGGCAAGCGCCGACGAGAAGCTTGGCCTGCTCTATGTGCCGCTCGGCAACCAGACGCCGGACCAGCTCGGCATGGGCCGCAGCGCCAATGTTGAAAAATTCTCCTCCTCGATCACGGCGCTCGATCTCAACACAGGGCAATTGCGCTGGGTGCGGCAGACGGTGCACCACGATCTGTGGGACATGGACGTGCCGGCGCAGCCGACGTTGGTCGACATCACGACGGCTGCCGGCGTCGTGCCGGCGCTGGTCGGGCCGACCAAGCAGGGCGACCTCTATGTGCTCGACCGGCGCACCGGCGAGCCGATCATTCCGGTGAAGGAAGTGCCGGCGCCGGGCGGCGCGATCGAAGGCGACCATACCTCGCCGACGCAGCCGTCATCGGATCTTTCGTTCAATCCGAAGCCGCTGACCGGCGCCGACATGTGGGGCATCACCATGTTCGACCAGTTGGCCTGTCGGATCGAGCTCAGGAAACTGCGCTATGAAGGCCGCTACACGCCGCCCTCGTTGCAGGGCTCGCTGATCTATCCAGGCAATTTCGGCGTCTTCAACTGGGGCGGCGTCGCGGTCGATCCGGTGCGGCAGGTGATGTTCGGCATGCCGACGTACCTGGCCTTTACGTCGAGGCTGGTGCCCCGCGCGGACGTGCCGGCGCCGGGCGACAACACCAAGGGCAGCGAACAAGGGCTCAACCGCAACGAAGGCGCGCCCTATGCCGTGGTGATGGGGCCGTTCCTGTCGCCGCTCGGCATTCCCTGCCAGGCGCCGCCCTGGGGTTATGTCGCCGGTGTCGACCTCAAGACCGGCAACATCGCCTACAAGCACCGCAACGGCACCGTCTACGACATGACGCCGCTGCCCTTGCCGTTCAAGGTCGGCGTGCCCGGCATCGGCGGGCCGATGATCACCGCCGGCGGCGTCGCTTTCCTTGGCGCCGCGGTCGACGACTATCTGCGCGCCTACGACCTCACCACCGGCAGGCAGCTGTGGCGGGCGAGGCTGCCGGCCGGCGGGCAGTCGACGCCGATGAGCTACACGGTCGCCGACGGCCGCCAGTTCGTGGTCATCGTCGCCGGCGGCCATGGCTCGGTCGGCACAAAGCCCGGCGATTATGTGATGGCTTACACGCTGCCCAAATAG